A window of Cryptomeria japonica chromosome 3, Sugi_1.0, whole genome shotgun sequence contains these coding sequences:
- the LOC131874393 gene encoding uncharacterized protein LOC131874393, with product MNLRLKAAKYVILDNILYKKGLDGTFLRCVDKPHQEALLKTFHNEACGGHFSSIVTMYKILRNYYYWLRMFWDAYAWVARYEKCKLFIGKPQLAVLPLRPVIIEAPFKQWGLDFVGPLNLVSSAGHTHILTVMDYFTKWVEAIPVKKTTSEIVCAFLKENIIIRFGVPQKIVTDNTSNFSSSELSLFCYDHGISLAHAFYYYLQGNGQA from the coding sequence ATGAACTTGAGGTTGAAAGCTGCAAAGTATGTTATCTTAGATAACATATTATACAAGAAAGGTTTGGATGGCACATTCCTCCGATGTGTGGATAAACCGCACCAAGAAGCTTTGTTGAAAACTTTTCATAATGAAGCATGCGGGGGCCATTTTTCCTCTATAGTTACTATGTACAAAATTCTAAGAAACTATTACTATTGGTTGAGGATGTTCTGGGATGCATACGCATGGGTGGCAAGGTATGAGAAATGCAAGCTATTCATAGGTAAACCACAATTGGCCGTCTTGCCTTTGAGGCCCGTGATAATTGAAGCACCGTTTaagcagtggggactagattttgTTGGTCCTTTGAATCTTGTTTCCAGTGCAGGGCACACTCACATACTGACAGTGatggattatttcactaagtgggtggaggcgatCCCAGTAAAGAAAACTACCTCAGAAATTGTGTGTGCATTCCTTAAGGAGAATATTATTATCAGGTTTGGAGTCCCTCAGAAAATAGTTACGGATAATACATCCAATTTCTCTTCATCTGAGTTGAGtttattttgctatgatcatggtATTTCTTTGGCACATGCTTTTTATTACTATctgcaaggtaatggtcaggcaTAA